The following are encoded in a window of Castanea sativa cultivar Marrone di Chiusa Pesio chromosome 5, ASM4071231v1 genomic DNA:
- the LOC142635620 gene encoding L-type lectin-domain containing receptor kinase IV.2-like produces the protein MRSGSFNSTFVIDIYRKASWNAGGDLTFLIAPDLAIPEGSYGQCLGLTNAANDGKPTNQIMAIEFNNEKQDFGPNDNHISLNINSVNSTMVVSLDDHNIKLSPKIGTIYIVWVHYNGMSKVMEVYMVKEGQHKPEKPLLIETLNLKEYVNKKSSTLVLLLLQATGDPHIELNYVFKWSFEFDDLQKKSGLL, from the coding sequence ATGAGATCAGGCTCATTCAACTCCACTTTTGTCATTGACATTTATAGAAAAGCTTCGTGGAATGCTGGTGGGGACCTTACTTTTCTCATTGCCCCTGATCTCGCAATCCCTGAAGGAAGTTATGGGCAATGTCTTGGCCTCACCAACGCTGCTAATGATGGCAAACCAACCAACCAGATCATGGCTATAGAGTTCAATAATGAAAAGCAGGACTTTGGTCCTAATGACAACCATATTAGCCTTAACATCAACTCCGTTAACTCAACCATGGTTGTCTCTCTCGATGATCATAATATCAAATTATCCCCAAAAATAGGCACCATATACATTGTTTGGGTGCACTACAATGGCATGTCCAAGGTGATGGAGGTTTATATGGTGAAAGAAGGGCAACACAAACCTGAAAAGCCACTTCTTATTGAGACCCTAAACCTGAAAGAATATGTGAATAAAAAAAGTTCTACTTTGGTTTTGCTACTTCTACAGGCTACAGGCGATCCCCATATTGAGTTGAATTATGTATTCAAATGGAGCTTCGAGTTTGATGATCTACAAAAGAAAAGTGGTTTGCTTTAG